One Kribbella sp. NBC_00662 genomic region harbors:
- a CDS encoding ABC transporter ATP-binding protein: protein MTVTETEVVLEAEGLTKHFPVRRGVRDLLSREHKVVHAVDDIKLTLRRGRVTALVGESGSGKSTVARLMAQLYGRTAGDIRLHGESVTVRGGRRFRAYARRVQMIFQDPFASLNPTHTVRYHLTRSLRIHGREGDLETNLRNLLEQVQLTPPERYLDKFPHELSGGQRQRISIARALGADPEALLADEPVSMLDVSIRLGVLNLLRDLKERLNLAILYITHDIASARYFADETLVMYAGRLVEGGESETVTQHPAHPYTQLLIDSAPDPDRLGELSTPEDQAGGEPPSLIAPPTGCRFHPRCVHAMPKCSTELPPRFELPAQGHWAACWLYEEGAAR from the coding sequence ATGACGGTCACCGAGACCGAAGTCGTTCTCGAGGCTGAAGGCCTCACCAAACACTTCCCGGTACGACGGGGTGTCCGCGATCTGCTGTCCCGCGAGCACAAGGTCGTGCACGCGGTCGACGACATCAAGCTCACGCTGCGCCGGGGCCGGGTGACCGCGCTGGTCGGCGAGTCCGGATCGGGCAAGTCGACGGTCGCGCGGCTGATGGCCCAGCTGTACGGGCGGACGGCCGGTGACATCCGCCTGCACGGCGAGTCGGTCACGGTCCGCGGCGGCCGCAGGTTCCGGGCGTACGCGCGCCGCGTGCAGATGATCTTCCAGGACCCGTTCGCCTCGCTGAACCCGACGCACACCGTCCGGTACCACCTGACCCGGTCGCTTCGCATCCACGGTCGCGAAGGTGATCTCGAGACGAACCTCCGCAACCTGCTGGAGCAGGTGCAACTGACGCCGCCGGAGCGCTATCTCGACAAGTTCCCGCACGAGCTGTCCGGTGGCCAACGGCAACGGATCTCGATCGCCCGCGCGCTCGGCGCCGATCCCGAGGCGCTGCTCGCGGACGAGCCGGTCTCGATGCTCGACGTTTCGATCCGCCTCGGCGTACTCAATCTCCTGCGTGACCTCAAGGAACGGCTCAACCTCGCCATCCTCTACATCACCCACGACATCGCGTCCGCGCGCTACTTCGCCGACGAGACGTTGGTGATGTACGCCGGACGCCTGGTCGAGGGCGGCGAATCGGAAACCGTCACACAGCACCCGGCCCACCCGTACACGCAACTGCTGATCGACAGCGCGCCCGACCCGGACCGGCTCGGCGAGCTCAGTACGCCGGAGGACCAGGCCGGCGGCGAACCGCCCAGCCTGATCGCGCCGCCCACCGGCTGCCGGTTCCACCCGCGCTGCGTGCACGCGATGCCGAAGTGCTCGACCGAGCTGCCACCCCGCTTCGAGCTGCCCGCACAAGGCCACTGGGCCGCGTGCTGGCTCTACGAGGAAGGGGCCGCTCGATGA
- a CDS encoding ABC transporter permease encodes MKFLLQRLAFYVFTAWAALTINFFIPRLIPGDPVTSLINKFQGQMSTEAINSLYVLFGLDKNASLWSQYVDYWGQVFHGDLGLSFTFFPTPVADILKQSLPWTIALVGITTFASFMIGTSLGVIAGWRRGSIMDGLLPVTTFLSSIPYFWLGLLAITLLAGPGSFFPSSGGYEPGLVPGWTGSFIGSAIQHSLLPALTILISSVSGWILTMRNMMVTVASEDYITVAHAKGLSERRVMVSYAARNALLPNVSGFALSLGFIVGGTLLVEIVFSYPGIGYNLFQAVGAKDYPLMQGVFLVITLSVLVANLLADVAYLLLDPRTRKEG; translated from the coding sequence ATGAAGTTCCTTCTGCAACGGCTGGCGTTCTACGTCTTCACCGCGTGGGCCGCGCTGACCATCAACTTCTTCATCCCGCGGCTGATCCCGGGCGACCCGGTCACTTCGCTGATCAACAAGTTCCAGGGCCAGATGAGCACCGAGGCGATCAACTCGCTGTACGTGCTGTTCGGCCTCGACAAGAACGCCTCGCTCTGGAGCCAGTACGTCGACTACTGGGGTCAGGTGTTCCACGGCGACCTCGGGCTGTCGTTCACGTTCTTCCCGACGCCGGTCGCGGACATCCTCAAGCAGAGCCTGCCGTGGACGATCGCGCTGGTCGGCATCACGACGTTCGCCAGCTTCATGATCGGCACGTCGCTCGGCGTCATCGCCGGCTGGCGGCGCGGTTCGATCATGGACGGTCTGTTGCCGGTGACAACCTTTCTGTCCTCGATCCCGTACTTCTGGCTCGGTCTGCTGGCGATCACGCTGCTGGCCGGTCCGGGCAGCTTCTTCCCGTCGTCCGGCGGCTACGAGCCCGGTCTGGTGCCGGGCTGGACCGGGTCGTTCATCGGCAGCGCGATCCAGCACAGTCTGCTGCCCGCGCTGACGATCCTGATCTCGTCGGTCAGCGGCTGGATCCTGACCATGCGGAACATGATGGTGACGGTGGCGTCGGAGGACTACATCACGGTCGCGCATGCGAAGGGCCTGTCCGAGCGGCGGGTGATGGTCAGCTACGCCGCCCGCAACGCCCTGCTGCCGAACGTCTCCGGCTTCGCGCTGTCGCTCGGCTTCATCGTCGGCGGCACGCTGCTGGTCGAGATCGTCTTCTCCTACCCCGGCATCGGCTACAACCTGTTCCAGGCCGTCGGCGCCAAGGACTATCCGCTGATGCAGGGCGTCTTCCTGGTGATCACGCTCTCGGTCCTGGTCGCGAACCTGCTGGCCGACGTCGCGTACCTGCTGCTCGACCCGCGTACCCGGAAGGAGGGCTGA
- a CDS encoding ABC transporter permease → MSAPTSTITAVTPEGPEVAAVPAKRRRLRFVANPKAATGLVVLAFFCIVAIIGPWIAPYDPSARSSDLIQAPSGKHWFGTTHLGQDIFSQVLVGTRGVMFVGLLAGLVATALSILIGVSAGFLGGAADDGLSALSNVFLVIPALPLIIIVASTIPSAGDLMVALVIGFTSWAWGARVLRAQTLSLRRRDYVEAARATGESTWRLITFEIMPNLTAIIASGFVGTVIFAVMSEITLAFIGISTISEWNWGTILFWAQSQQALAQGAWWWFVPAGLAIAVLGTALSLINFGIDEFVSPRLRSSGHTRVKTKDGHSVRMRVGFTPVLSSSREPVTPVVPRSRQEEVA, encoded by the coding sequence GTGTCCGCACCAACCAGCACCATCACCGCGGTCACACCGGAGGGCCCGGAGGTCGCGGCTGTTCCGGCCAAGCGCCGCCGGCTCCGGTTCGTCGCGAACCCGAAGGCGGCGACGGGTCTCGTCGTCCTGGCGTTCTTCTGCATCGTCGCGATCATCGGCCCGTGGATCGCGCCGTACGACCCGTCGGCCCGCAGCAGTGATCTGATCCAGGCGCCGTCCGGTAAACACTGGTTCGGTACGACGCACCTCGGTCAGGACATCTTCAGCCAGGTGCTCGTCGGCACCCGCGGCGTGATGTTCGTCGGTCTGCTGGCCGGCCTGGTCGCGACGGCGTTGTCGATCCTGATCGGCGTCAGCGCCGGCTTCCTCGGCGGCGCCGCGGACGACGGTCTGTCCGCTCTGTCGAACGTCTTCCTGGTGATCCCGGCGCTGCCGCTGATCATCATCGTCGCCTCGACCATCCCTTCGGCCGGCGACCTGATGGTTGCCCTGGTCATCGGTTTCACGTCGTGGGCCTGGGGTGCGCGGGTGCTCCGCGCGCAGACACTGTCGTTGCGACGGCGGGATTACGTCGAGGCCGCGCGGGCGACGGGTGAGAGCACCTGGCGGTTGATCACGTTCGAGATCATGCCGAACCTGACCGCGATCATCGCGTCCGGTTTCGTCGGTACGGTGATCTTCGCGGTGATGTCCGAGATCACGCTGGCCTTCATCGGCATCTCGACGATCTCCGAGTGGAACTGGGGCACGATCCTGTTCTGGGCGCAGTCGCAGCAGGCACTGGCCCAGGGCGCCTGGTGGTGGTTCGTCCCGGCCGGCCTGGCGATCGCGGTCCTCGGTACCGCGTTGTCGCTGATCAACTTCGGTATCGACGAGTTCGTCAGCCCGCGGTTGCGGTCGAGCGGCCACACCCGGGTCAAGACCAAGGACGGGCACTCGGTCCGGATGCGGGTCGGCTTCACCCCGGTCCTCTCGTCCTCGCGCGAGCCCGTGACTCCCGTCGTACCGCGCAGTCGTCAGGAAGAGGTCGCATGA
- a CDS encoding ABC transporter ATP-binding protein, whose product MKTPVLEIKNFHVDYGLGEESVQAVRDVTLTLHRGEVLGLAGESGSGKSTLAYGVTRLLPPPGVISGGSVIYHPPTGDPYDVMALTDPELRKFRWAETSIVFQGAMNSLNPVHKISTQMIDVIRAHEPQLTPSARIARAQEMLKLVGISADRMDAYPHQLSGGMRQRVMIGMALVLEPQVVIMDEPTTALDVVMQRQILAQLVELRERLGFSVLFITHDLSLLVEFSDRIAIMYGGRIVEQARSGDLYRDSLHPYSEGLLKSFPALRGERRELSGIPGSPPDLRGMPSGCSFHPRCPQAFERCSTEIPVLGIPAARNDPSRSVACWLPGRTA is encoded by the coding sequence ATGAAGACGCCGGTGCTAGAGATCAAGAACTTCCACGTCGACTACGGCCTCGGCGAGGAGTCGGTGCAGGCGGTCCGTGACGTGACGCTGACGTTGCACCGCGGCGAAGTACTCGGCCTGGCCGGCGAGAGCGGCAGCGGGAAGTCGACGCTGGCGTACGGCGTGACGCGGCTGCTGCCGCCGCCCGGCGTGATCAGCGGCGGCTCGGTGATCTACCACCCGCCGACCGGCGACCCGTACGACGTGATGGCGCTGACCGATCCGGAGCTGCGGAAGTTCCGCTGGGCCGAGACGTCGATCGTGTTCCAGGGCGCGATGAACTCGCTGAACCCGGTGCACAAGATCTCCACCCAGATGATCGACGTGATCAGGGCCCACGAACCGCAGCTGACTCCGTCGGCCCGGATCGCCCGGGCGCAGGAGATGCTCAAGCTGGTCGGGATCTCGGCCGACCGGATGGACGCGTACCCGCATCAGCTGTCCGGCGGGATGCGGCAGCGGGTGATGATCGGGATGGCGCTCGTCCTCGAGCCCCAGGTCGTGATCATGGACGAGCCGACCACCGCGCTCGACGTGGTGATGCAGCGGCAGATCCTCGCGCAGCTGGTCGAGCTCCGGGAACGGCTCGGGTTCTCGGTCCTCTTCATCACGCACGACCTGTCGCTGCTGGTCGAGTTCTCCGACCGGATCGCGATCATGTACGGCGGCCGTATCGTCGAGCAGGCGCGCTCCGGCGACCTGTACAGAGACTCCCTGCACCCCTACAGCGAAGGCCTGCTGAAGTCCTTCCCCGCACTGCGTGGCGAACGGCGCGAGCTGTCCGGCATACCGGGCTCGCCGCCTGACCTGCGGGGCATGCCGTCCGGGTGTTCCTTCCATCCGCGGTGTCCGCAGGCCTTCGAGCGCTGCTCGACCGAGATCCCCGTGCTGGGTATCCCGGCGGCACGTAACGATCCCTCCCGTTCCGTCGCGTGCTGGCTCCCCGGCCGCACGGCTTAG
- a CDS encoding GH1 family beta-glucosidase: MSNDSELVAGLPSGFRWGVATSAYQIEGAISADGRTPSIWDTYCRVPGAIDNGDTGDIACDHYHRMPADVALIKDLGLDTYRFSVAWPRVQPHGKGPVNPAGIGFYDRLVDELLAQGIDPWVTLYHWDLPQELEDAGGWPVRDTAYRFAEYSMLVFDALKDRVDTWTTLNEPWCSAMLGYAYGAHAPGRREYPAAIAAVHHLLLAHGLATTAMREASPRPLDIGITLNVATAYPASDAEPDVDAARRADGMGRRIYLDPLVFGRYPADVVADLAREGVELPIEDGDLDIISAPIDVLGVNYYFSQKFTGYAEDGSTVDASGLPVSRDVPLGKPRTAMDWEIVPEGFTDLLLSIARDYPDLPMVITENGSAFEDVPDSEGFVDDTDRTAYFTSHLGAVADAIHQGADIRGYLAWSLMDNFEWAYGYAKRFGIVRVDYETQQRIPKASAAYLKQLAALHRGRGTS; encoded by the coding sequence ATGAGCAACGATTCTGAGCTGGTCGCGGGACTTCCGTCCGGATTCCGCTGGGGTGTCGCGACGTCGGCGTACCAGATCGAGGGTGCGATCTCCGCGGACGGCCGGACGCCGTCGATCTGGGACACGTACTGCCGGGTGCCCGGTGCGATCGACAACGGCGACACCGGGGACATTGCCTGCGACCACTATCACCGGATGCCGGCCGATGTTGCCCTGATCAAGGACCTCGGTCTGGACACGTACCGGTTCTCGGTGGCGTGGCCGCGGGTGCAGCCGCACGGCAAGGGGCCGGTGAACCCCGCGGGTATCGGGTTCTACGACCGGCTGGTCGACGAGCTGCTTGCCCAGGGCATCGACCCGTGGGTGACGCTGTACCACTGGGACCTGCCGCAGGAGCTCGAGGACGCGGGCGGCTGGCCGGTGCGCGACACGGCGTACCGGTTCGCGGAGTACTCGATGCTGGTGTTCGACGCGCTGAAGGACCGGGTCGACACCTGGACCACGCTGAACGAACCGTGGTGCTCGGCGATGCTCGGGTACGCGTACGGCGCGCACGCTCCGGGACGGCGCGAGTACCCGGCCGCGATCGCCGCGGTCCACCACTTGCTCCTCGCCCACGGACTTGCGACTACCGCCATGCGCGAGGCGTCGCCGCGTCCGTTGGACATCGGCATCACGTTGAACGTCGCGACGGCGTACCCCGCCTCGGATGCGGAGCCGGACGTCGACGCCGCCCGCCGGGCCGACGGGATGGGCCGGCGGATCTATCTCGATCCACTGGTGTTCGGTCGCTACCCGGCGGACGTGGTCGCCGATCTGGCCCGTGAGGGGGTGGAGTTGCCGATCGAGGACGGCGACCTCGACATCATCTCGGCTCCGATCGACGTCCTGGGCGTCAACTACTACTTCAGCCAGAAGTTCACCGGGTACGCCGAGGACGGCAGCACTGTCGACGCTTCCGGGTTGCCCGTCAGCCGCGACGTACCGCTCGGCAAACCGCGCACCGCGATGGACTGGGAGATCGTCCCCGAAGGCTTCACCGACCTCCTGCTCAGCATCGCCCGCGACTACCCCGACCTCCCCATGGTCATCACCGAGAACGGCTCCGCCTTCGAGGACGTCCCCGACTCCGAGGGCTTCGTCGACGACACCGACCGTACGGCGTACTTCACCTCCCACCTCGGCGCGGTAGCCGACGCCATCCACCAGGGCGCCGATATCCGCGGCTACCTCGCCTGGTCGCTGATGGACAACTTCGAATGGGCCTACGGCTACGCCAAACGCTTCGGGATCGTCCGCGTCGACTACGAGACGCAGCAGCGCATCCCGAAGGCCAGTGCGGCGTACCTCAAACAGCTCGCCGCCCTGCATCGGGGCCGCGGGACGTCGTGA
- a CDS encoding DUF6325 family protein produces the protein MSDVDVHGPIDFVLLEFTGDKLTGRAAEELVNLVDRGIIYVYDVMLVGKDADGSPYLADLAEAAAGFENLSGARSGILADDDLAAAAEAMEPGSLAALIVYENTWAIPFVAAAQESGGQLIAGGRIPAQDVMEVLDALDTLEPTS, from the coding sequence ATGTCTGATGTAGACGTTCACGGACCCATCGACTTCGTACTCCTCGAGTTCACCGGCGACAAGCTGACCGGGCGGGCGGCCGAGGAACTCGTGAATCTGGTCGATCGCGGCATCATCTACGTGTACGACGTGATGCTGGTCGGCAAGGACGCGGACGGTTCGCCGTACCTGGCCGATCTGGCCGAGGCCGCCGCCGGGTTCGAGAACCTCAGTGGTGCCCGATCCGGAATCCTGGCCGACGACGACCTGGCCGCGGCGGCCGAGGCGATGGAGCCGGGCAGCTTGGCCGCGCTGATCGTCTACGAGAACACCTGGGCGATCCCGTTCGTCGCGGCGGCGCAGGAATCGGGCGGTCAGCTGATCGCCGGCGGACGGATCCCGGCCCAGGACGTGATGGAGGTACTCGACGCCCTGGACACCCTGGAACCGACGAGTTGA
- a CDS encoding SHOCT domain-containing protein, translating to MPGLLRGLARTAAVAGTASAVHGRVQRRQDRKFAERDAETAATRDQAYAEQTAPPPAAAPAAPAAPTTSDRLEQLKSLGELKQSGVLTDAEFEAQKAKILAG from the coding sequence ATGCCAGGACTGTTACGAGGACTCGCCAGGACCGCCGCGGTCGCAGGCACCGCGTCGGCGGTGCACGGGCGGGTGCAGCGCCGCCAGGACAGGAAGTTCGCCGAACGCGACGCGGAGACGGCGGCCACCCGCGATCAGGCGTACGCCGAGCAGACCGCACCACCGCCCGCCGCAGCTCCTGCAGCTCCTGCAGCGCCGACCACGTCCGACCGCCTGGAGCAGCTCAAGAGCCTGGGCGAACTGAAGCAGTCGGGCGTTCTCACCGACGCCGAATTCGAGGCCCAGAAGGCAAAGATCCTCGCCGGCTGA
- a CDS encoding DUF1269 domain-containing protein produces the protein MATLTVWKFDNPTGAQDAVGTLEILAKQQLIQVHDAATVSWEPGKKKPKTRQLHSLAGAGAMGGMFWGMLFGLIFLVPLLGAAIGAATGALAGSLTDVGIDDDFIKSARDKITPGTSALFLMSSDAVGEKVKGAFDERGLRPELIESNLSAEQEAELREMIAQ, from the coding sequence ATGGCGACACTGACGGTGTGGAAGTTCGACAACCCGACAGGAGCCCAGGACGCGGTCGGAACACTGGAGATACTGGCCAAACAACAGCTCATCCAGGTCCACGACGCGGCCACGGTGTCCTGGGAGCCGGGCAAGAAGAAGCCCAAGACCCGGCAGTTGCACAGCCTCGCGGGCGCCGGGGCGATGGGCGGCATGTTCTGGGGCATGCTGTTCGGGCTGATCTTCCTCGTTCCGCTGCTCGGTGCCGCTATCGGCGCCGCGACCGGCGCGCTGGCGGGATCGCTGACCGACGTCGGCATCGACGACGACTTCATCAAGTCTGCTCGCGACAAGATCACGCCCGGAACCTCGGCACTGTTCCTGATGTCGAGCGATGCTGTAGGCGAAAAGGTGAAGGGGGCCTTCGACGAGCGCGGCCTGCGGCCCGAGCTCATCGAGTCGAACCTCTCCGCCGAGCAGGAGGCCGAACTGCGCGAGATGATCGCCCAGTAA
- a CDS encoding alpha/beta fold hydrolase: MADDRVVETWEGGDPAGSPVIFQHGTPSSRLQASLGDTVAGQCGVRLISFSRPGYGASTYTSPSLASVAHDTLQVADQLRVGEFAVLGASGGGPYAIATGLADPQRVQAVGLAGGVGPWRVIEPADPDDPDLPLLALADAGDVSGALDGFREQAAQDFDRLLTLDDATMVDALFEGVPEEELSWLDAAARGVWAADMREALASYDGYARDNVAWGGAWDVDPAQLTVPTWLWYGEADRMVPPSHGRWLAQRIPDATLIVRPGEGHGRTIFGHWEEMFTGLGAGRPAV; encoded by the coding sequence TTGGCGGACGATCGGGTCGTCGAGACGTGGGAAGGCGGCGACCCAGCAGGCTCGCCGGTGATCTTCCAGCACGGGACGCCGTCCAGCCGGCTGCAGGCTTCACTCGGCGACACGGTCGCCGGACAGTGCGGTGTGCGGCTGATCTCGTTCAGCCGGCCCGGGTACGGCGCGTCGACGTACACCTCGCCGAGCTTGGCATCGGTTGCCCACGACACCCTGCAGGTTGCTGATCAGCTGCGCGTCGGCGAGTTCGCCGTACTCGGCGCCTCGGGTGGTGGGCCGTATGCGATCGCCACCGGGCTCGCGGATCCGCAACGGGTGCAGGCGGTTGGGCTCGCGGGCGGGGTCGGGCCGTGGCGGGTGATCGAGCCGGCGGATCCGGACGACCCGGATCTGCCGCTCCTCGCGTTGGCGGATGCGGGCGATGTCAGTGGTGCACTGGACGGCTTCCGCGAGCAAGCGGCGCAGGACTTCGACCGGTTGCTGACACTCGACGACGCGACGATGGTGGACGCGTTGTTCGAGGGAGTGCCGGAGGAGGAGCTCAGCTGGCTGGACGCGGCCGCGCGTGGGGTGTGGGCAGCCGACATGCGTGAGGCGCTCGCGTCGTACGACGGTTATGCGCGGGACAACGTGGCCTGGGGTGGCGCGTGGGATGTGGATCCTGCGCAGCTCACCGTGCCTACCTGGCTGTGGTACGGCGAGGCGGATCGGATGGTGCCGCCCTCACACGGTCGTTGGCTCGCCCAACGGATCCCGGATGCCACGCTGATCGTCCGGCCGGGGGAGGGCCACGGCCGGACGATCTTCGGGCATTGGGAGGAGATGTTCACCGGACTCGGTGCAGGGCGGCCGGCTGTTTGA
- a CDS encoding glycoside hydrolase family 5 protein yields the protein MRRIAPSAVIVVVLAVISPTVPATASAPAEAHTPTQLVADWTPPLSTRGRYIVDANGNRFRLRSGNWHGASGTWNGSGDQNDNANHHAGENSNRMPLGLDRAPFADIISGFAELGLNSIRLQFSNELIHDTAPIPSAAVAANPSLAGKTPLEVYDVVVQQLTAAGFAVILNNHTNTTRWCCGVDGNERWNASQSTETWENDWLFMVNRYKTNPRVVGADLYNEVRRNLLDDPNWGLGDDHDWFAASQHLGDRILTEANPNLLIVVEGINWTGIPVDGFPHDRPTLTPARYLSHTLVASDKLVYSAHFYDYTGPRHSGATGTGETSDPRYRDLSPEELISELNRQAFFVTGEEGHFTAPLWISEFGIGGREETGTLPRAWFEHFVDQLIRTDADFAYWPIVGWHNTNGTPDNGWALLAWDSTGHRIGLYDGDDWRASAWTRLMNAPSKTGPVDATTVWKMLSPDHGDFVESLRMRAAGDWDNGARKAACPDGLRMIGLSHTANRGLCRSGGPTPSSSYEAVKDERHVSTDWASGYTKYQCPPNFYLTGYSVRGARVSSAVCTATSQSLGSTGRTIWFDRGDNRNGAGGDFATGNYKGQCADNEYAAGIAFTTRVGSTGTPDALYCRRLAG from the coding sequence ATGCGCAGAATCGCCCCGTCTGCAGTCATCGTCGTGGTCTTGGCTGTCATCAGCCCAACAGTTCCCGCAACGGCCTCAGCTCCGGCCGAGGCACACACGCCCACTCAGCTCGTGGCCGACTGGACTCCCCCGCTGAGCACTCGCGGTCGCTACATCGTCGACGCCAACGGCAACCGTTTCCGCCTCAGGTCCGGCAACTGGCATGGCGCCAGCGGCACCTGGAACGGGTCCGGCGACCAGAACGACAACGCGAACCACCACGCCGGCGAGAACAGCAACCGGATGCCGCTAGGGCTCGATCGAGCACCGTTCGCCGACATCATCTCCGGCTTCGCCGAACTCGGGCTGAACAGCATCCGCCTCCAGTTCTCCAACGAGCTGATCCACGACACGGCCCCCATCCCATCCGCCGCCGTCGCCGCGAACCCGAGCCTGGCCGGCAAGACACCGCTCGAGGTGTACGACGTCGTCGTACAGCAACTGACCGCCGCCGGGTTCGCCGTGATCCTGAACAACCACACCAACACCACCCGCTGGTGTTGCGGGGTGGACGGCAACGAACGCTGGAACGCGAGCCAGTCGACCGAGACCTGGGAGAACGACTGGCTGTTCATGGTCAACCGCTACAAGACCAACCCGCGCGTGGTCGGCGCGGACCTCTACAACGAGGTACGGCGCAACCTCCTCGACGACCCGAACTGGGGCCTCGGCGACGACCACGACTGGTTCGCCGCCTCGCAACATCTCGGCGACCGCATCCTCACCGAGGCGAACCCGAACCTACTGATCGTTGTCGAGGGCATCAACTGGACCGGCATCCCGGTCGACGGCTTCCCGCACGACCGGCCGACGCTGACCCCGGCGCGCTATCTGTCCCACACGTTGGTTGCCTCCGACAAGCTCGTGTACTCGGCACACTTCTACGACTACACCGGGCCTCGCCACAGCGGCGCGACCGGAACGGGTGAGACGAGCGATCCGCGGTACCGCGACCTGTCGCCCGAAGAGCTGATCAGCGAGCTCAACCGGCAGGCGTTCTTCGTCACCGGCGAGGAGGGACACTTCACGGCACCGCTCTGGATCAGCGAGTTCGGCATCGGCGGTCGTGAGGAGACGGGGACGTTGCCGCGCGCCTGGTTCGAGCACTTCGTCGACCAACTGATCCGCACCGACGCGGACTTCGCCTACTGGCCGATCGTCGGTTGGCACAACACGAACGGGACCCCGGACAACGGCTGGGCTCTACTCGCGTGGGACTCCACCGGCCACCGCATCGGCCTGTACGACGGCGACGACTGGCGCGCGTCCGCCTGGACCCGACTGATGAACGCCCCGAGCAAAACCGGACCGGTCGACGCCACGACCGTCTGGAAGATGCTCAGCCCCGACCACGGCGACTTCGTCGAGTCCCTCAGAATGCGCGCCGCCGGCGACTGGGACAACGGCGCCCGCAAGGCCGCCTGCCCCGACGGCCTACGCATGATCGGCCTCAGCCACACCGCCAACCGAGGCCTGTGCCGCTCAGGCGGCCCGACCCCGTCGAGCTCCTACGAGGCCGTGAAGGACGAGCGTCATGTCTCGACCGACTGGGCATCCGGCTACACGAAGTACCAGTGTCCCCCGAACTTCTACCTGACCGGCTACAGCGTCCGCGGCGCCCGAGTCTCCTCCGCTGTCTGCACAGCGACCTCCCAGTCCCTGGGCTCAACCGGCCGCACCATCTGGTTCGACCGCGGCGACAACCGCAACGGCGCCGGCGGCGACTTCGCCACCGGCAACTACAAAGGCCAATGCGCCGACAACGAGTACGCCGCCGGCATCGCCTTCACGACCCGAGTCGGCTCCACCGGTACCCCGGACGCCCTGTACTGCCGCCGGCTCGCGGGATGA